The nucleotide sequence acggatcaattatctaccgcacagtATCAGGAGCAGCCTGGCGAAGCGGGacgtgaagtatcaaagaaatattgtctcacctttgccgacactgggacagttatgcGCACCTCGAGATAAACcatagtaaatacatgtaaaattgggACTCAGGACAAATgtttatatcgagatatcaaaTTATTCGAGATAAcaaaaatcgagatatgcgatgtttattagcatagataaagaaggaaaaagttGCGACATTGAGCTTACctcgacatatcgagaaaatcgagatatgggatgtcgagataacgagagtagactgtaattgaaatatttataaacaatccAAACTGAAAGGGACCCAACCCCCGATTTCAAAATGGTATTACAAAAACTGCTTTATTTCAGATGAAATACGTCCACGTGTTGATGAGCGTGCAGAGAGCATGTTGAGGAAGTTGACCCGCTGGGGTATGCCGTGTCTGTACGGGAGACAGGAACTTGACAGTTCCATGTCAGATGACGAGAGTGATGAGACGGAGCATGGCTGCAAACTCGGAGATATTGATGGTCAGTGAACAGTGCAGTAAGATTCTGATAGATGAGCAGCCctttgggaaaattgggcttaatttatgtgtgtaaaatgttgccccatataagcctgtgcagtctgcacatgcttatcagggactataCTTTCCACTcatattgcttttttttaaatgaagtttttttaataaaaatttagtttagaCAGAAAGAGTCCCTGATTtgtttgtgcagactgcataggcttatcttgggttgcatttaacgcacatgcaccaagccctgttttccaaaagTGTGGCCAAATAATATGTCAGGGGTAGTTTACAACGATAGAAATTTGTTGAGGGCTAAATTGGAAAATAGCACCTAGGTTTTGTGATAAATCTTGTATGTGTAATGCACAAGAAATATTTGAAGACATGGGAAGAAAACTATGTTTAAGTAGGATAACTTTGTTACATTTAGATTTTattgactttttattttattataaacattaattttgttaaacataaaacacaattgtatttcagaaaaagaacaaaacacaGGACATGAATATGTTGATTTCAGTGTAGGTTACAACAGTTTCTTTattccagtctgcacaggctcatcagggacctCACTTTTTCCATAAACtcgattttctttaagaagacacattctttacacaaaaaattccatttaaacagaaagtgttgtccgcacaggctaatctgagacaacacttaacacacttgcattaagcccagttttccctgaacaaggCTTCACtaaacaaatatcttctatagtCATTCACAGGTTTTCACTACTTGTAAACCGCATAGCTTGAAATCAATAATAATATCTCATTAATTTTTTGCCCAGAATTCGACCGGTTCATGGCCAACGACCTTGCCACTATCCCAGAGATAGAGGAGATCCCACTGCCACCCCTTGATGAGATTCCTGGCATCGAGGACCTTCCCCTCCCTTTCCTGGACGACTCCATCGACATCGAACCCAACATGGGCACCCTGGAGGTGTGGGATAGCTCCACGCCTCTAACTCTCTCCCCTGCCTCCAAAAATATGGGCATGGACAGCATTGGGGACGGCTCGGACACCAACATGAACACCTCAGTGTAATTGTCATCTTGCCTTAATGAGCCGGCTTCTTGGataacgaggcttaatgcatgtgctgaaagtgtcctTCAAGATTGCAGTCATTGCCAATCCTGGACTACTCTTTcggcttttttttttaatttataagttcAAGGAATTCTCTTTTAAAtagaaatccagtctaggcgcaaagtattgtcccttataaggctgtgaggacttcacatgctaatctgggccaagtgtttacacacatgcatttaaccctcacttgtttttgtaatttttttttaaatatactgcAGTGTATTAACAAAAAGATAAAAGGTGATAACATGTACATAGTATTGGGTGTGTATGATATGTGCATTAGCTAGTTCAGTTAATAATGAAACGTATTGTCCAATTTCTATGATTTGGTTACCATTTGCTATTCACAAAATATAGGTTAACTTAATTTGATTGGGAGTACTATGTTTATATAGTGAGTAATCTTTGTGTAACAGTAACATGATATTGAGCCTAGCtattggaaaacagggcttaatgcatgtgtgcacagggttttcccagattagcctgtgcagcgtGCATATGCTAGCTAATCTGAGATAACActgggcacatgcattaagcccagttttcccagagcaactCTCATATTTTTATTTGGAATGCCTATCAATGATTATTTAACCTAAGCAAAgggaattaaattaatttttcttTACATTGATATTTTTTGGATGATACAAATtagataaaaatgtattttcttttcctttaaatatattttgtggaTATTTTCAATAAGTTAAAATAATGTGTGAAAAAGTCTTGGCAActtcaaataataacaaattaatgAAACTAAGACTATTTGTGCTTTGGTTTTCATTGGCTTATGTTTTCTGATAAAAACTTAAGTGAGAGCTAAACGTTAATTGACTTATTGCCTGTAGTCTGTATTTCTTCTAATTTCTTTGTGAACAGTTGTAAGTGTAAATAGCATTGTCTAATATGTACATTTGTAAATAGTTTCATGTCGTTTTATGCTTAGTTTACTTTgtaataaaattattgaaataatacaCGAGTTAAATTTAATCGAGGTAAAAGTGTTAGGCTGCGGACAACCATATAACAATGACGTcattaaagcattttaacaaattattgttgaattcattacacaaaagtgtacatgttttgttgaattttcaattaattttgttatcAGAAACACGCTTCGGAATTTTAATATTGGCGCAACATAAATTTTAGCTTAAAATTAACAGTATTTCACATATATGTGTTGTTCCTTCGTCTCAATAACAAGCGCAAGAAAACTgtgcagacatgtacaacgtcacATGAAAAGTGTGAGGGTATGTATTGCTATATAAAAACGCTTACAAAAAGTCAGGCGATATACACGTGCGAAGTGGGAAAACATAAAATCTTTAAATAATCACATATTCCACAATTAATTTGTTAAAGCACATACGAAAAAAGTCACATGTTTGTGTAATGCTTGCACACAATGATCCTcagtatttaccagaatttgctttaaacaaTGGAATACACGGGATTATTTGGTCATAAAAAGCTACGGGAAATAAAGTTAGTATGCAGTCAAGTCGGGATTATGCGCACATGTATCTATGCGTGAAagtgttaaaacaatttaaagaagtcGTTATCCATGACTTACTTGTATTTTTCTTGAAGAGTTATAACTTATAACGcaacaaataatgtaaaaagtAACTGTAAAACAATAACGTACAGAGGGGGCTGCCCTCCCGAACGGTCCcggttttttatgcccccgaaagagggcatatagtgatcgcgctgtccgtccgtctgtctgtccatcacactttgcgtttaggtttcgaaaaatgctcataacttctatgtggctgcagatattaccttcatatttggtatgcatgtgtatatggacaaggcctttccatgcacacacaaatttttacccctttgactttgaacttagggtctgtgtttaggtttcgaaatctgcttttaggtttctgaaaatgttcataacttctatcaaagcttttttctggggcatatgtcatccttaGGAGAcggctcttgtttttttttatcatgtgAAAAGCACTCGGCGGAACGTTCCTATATAAACGCAGACCAAATCCACATTTATACATGTTAAATGTATACTTGTAAGTGATGCCATCAGGGTATCTCAAGTTGGAGATAGGTCTGATTCCAATGGGGATAGAGGCGTGGTTGTTTTAGAGGGTCTCCGGCACTATCTTATGAAGGAAATCTTAATCAAGACCAGTAGAGAAGAAATCTCTGACAGACGTACACTTACCGGTATATCCTGAAGAGGTCACCCTTCTGTCCATAGAGAACTATTGCGCAGTTGGCGTTTCCGTACAGTTCTTGGATGACACCGACTTACTGTTAATTTTGAATCCTCTCAAAAAATGCTTTTTGCCATCATGACACCTCGAATTTTTTTTGCACGGTTATCTAGTTTCACGATGCAGATTACTTGGCCGTTTTAGCAAAATAAACACTTTGACAAATGCTATCAAGTTTGACAAATCCAATGTACATGAAcacctaaataaaaaaattgacaaaaaaagtcTTTATTTTGTAGCGAATTGTACTCTTTGATCTTGCATTATATGTTTATTGCCGCCAAATATTTGATTGTGTTTTATGCTTCCTGTTGCATATATTCACTGCCTTGAGAAAGCAGTTTTACCTGTGATCATGAGCGATATTCTTGTAGTTTGTGGTTGTAATCCATCCGGTTGTAATCCATTTGGTTTGTACAAAAAAATATGGATAATATAACAGTATGTTTCTGTTTTCAAATCGTCACTATACACTcttagtgtatgcagtttagTCTTTAACAAATTGTTACAAGATGTTAGTGGTGACAGACTTTGTTGTATTTGCTACAAAGTGGCAAGTTTTCAGTGGCGACGAATTTCAAACTAGGCGACAATAATTTGCGAATGAAGATTAATACTCTGCGAAATACccgtatttataaaatatttcaattgcaaaacaagtatgttgtgGAAAGATGTAACACGCAGTTTTTCATTAAGCAATGTATATGGGTTTTTTCTgcaatatgtgttttattgaaacaaataatatgttttaaacaaccatgtccatatatttattacaatccATTTTTgtacatggttatcaaataagcttttgtcCGTAAATTAAATTAAGTATGTTTTAATGCAATGAATAATGTATGTGGATGTTGATTGCATAAAATCAAAACTAGTTttttctggatttttttttatgttttgcgaTGTCTATTTCATGAAACGCTGGGAATCTTATGAATAATCCCGCAGTGGTTAAGTCCATTACTATATAGCGGCACCATTTATAAATGCCCGGAACCAGTCAAATGAGGTTAGTAAATGTAACCTTAGTAAGTGTAACCTTAGTTAATCGATTATTCATTTTGACGCAGTAATGTGATTCGGGaacgtctcttttccattgtctgaaatgtctcttttccattgtctgcaaaaaggcagtgaaacaccaaattacgcaacatttttttttattcagcaaaacagttcaacgctaaatagtttgtgcatgatgttcaaaagattgaagttacatttaaaagcgaatacgtttgttcgtaatatgtacggtaccgacggactaatacatttaaaacaaaaagtctatttttttagttctttccttctagaagtctagccacggcgtgagaaaataatatttcaaattgcattcgttagcacacctcatcctttaccactaaagattattttaaaatcgaattattgttcttgactataaatagtctatagtctttactaaaagtcgaatatggccacagtaaataacactgaaaatcgcaccatctttcatttctgaaagtcgactatggccacagtaaatggctcttaaaatgagaccatcgttcattactgcaagtcgaatatggccacagtaaatgactcttaaaataacaccatcgttcattactcaaagtcgactatggccacagtaaaaatgactcttaaaatgacaccatcgttcattactgcaagtcgactatggcaacagtaaatgactcttaaaatgacacccatcgttaattactacaaatcgactatggccacagtaaatgactcttaaaatgacacccatcgttcattactacaagtcgactatggccacagtaaatgactcttaaaatgacaccatcgttcattactgaaagtcgactatggccacagtaaatgactcttaaaatcgGACCATCGTTTATTTCTAAAGGttgactatggcaacagtaaatgactcttaaaataacaccatcgttcattactaaaaatcgactatggccacggtaaatgactcttataataacaccatcgttcattactgcatgaaagtcgactatggtcacagtaaatgactcttaaaataagaccatcgttcattactgcaagtcgactatggccaaagtaaatgactcttaaaatgacaccatcgttcattacttcaattcgactatggccacagtaaatgactcataaaatgacaccaccgttcattactggcagtcgactatggccacagtaaatgattattaaaatgtcaccactgctcattactgcaagtcgactatggccacagtaaatgactcttaaaatgaaaccatcgttcattactgcaagtcgactatggccacagtaaatgactcttaaaatgacaccatcgttcattacttcaattcgactatggccacagtaaatgactcttaaaatgacaccaccgttcattactggcagtcgactgtggccacagttaatgactcttaaaatgtcactactgctcattactgcaagtcgactatggccacagtaaatgactcttaaaatgacaccatcgttcattactgaaagttgactatggccacagtatatgacacttaaaatgacaccattgttcattactggaagtcgactatggccacagtatatgactcttaaaataagaccatcgttcattactgcaagtcgactatggccaccgtaaatgactcttaaaatgacaccatcgttcattactgaaagttgactatggccacagtatatgacacttaaaatgacaccattgttcattactggaagtcgactatggccacagtatatgactcttaaaataagaccatcgttcattactgcaagtcgactatggccccagtaaatgactcttaaaatgacaccatcgtccattactgcaagtcgactatggccacagtaattgactcttaaaataagaccatcattcattactgcaagtcgactatggccacagtaaatgactcttaaaatgacaccatcgttcattactaaaggtcgactatggccacagtaaatgactcttaaaatgacaccatcgttcagtactaaaagtcgactatggccacagtaaatgactcttaaaataacaccatcgttcattactgaaagtcaactatggccacagtaaatgactcttaaaatgagaccatcgttcattactgcaaatcgactatggccacagtaaatgactcttcaaatgacacccatcgttcattacttcaattcgactatggtcacagtaaatgaatcttaaaatgacaccaccgttcataactggcagtcgactatggccacagtaaatgacccttaaaatgtcactactgttcattactgcaagtcgactatggccacagtaaatgactcttaaaatgacaccatcgttcataactgcaagtcgactatggcgacagtaaatgactcttaaaatgaaaccaccgttcataactggaagtcgactattgccacagtaaatgactcttaaaatgacaccactgttcattactgcaagtcgactatggccacagtaaatgactcttaaaataaaaccatcgttcattactgcaagtcgactatggtcacagtaaatgactcttaaaaaacaccatcgttcattactggaagtcgcatatggccacagtaaatgaatcttaaaatggaaccatcgttcatttctgcaagtcgactatggcaacagttaatgacttttaaaatgacaccatcgttcattactggagatcaactatggccacagtaaatgactcttaaaataacaccatcgttcattactcaaagtcgactatggccacagtaaatgactattaaaatgacaccatcgttcattactaaaagtcgactatggccacagtaaatgactcttaaaatgacacccatcgtttattattacaagtcgactatggccacagtaaatgactcttaaaatgacgccatcgatcattactgaaagtcgactatggccacagtaaatgactcttaaaatgacaccatccttcattactaaatgtcgactatggccacggtaaatgactcttaaaatgacaccatcgttcattactgaaagtcgactatagccacagtaaatgacacttaaaatgacaccatcgttcattactgcaagtcgactatggccacagtatatgactcttaaaataagaccatcattcattactgcaagtcgactatggccacagtaaataactcttaaaatgaaaccaccgttcattactaaaggtcgactatggccacagtaaatgactcttaaaatgacaccatcgttcaataccaaaagtcgactatggccacagtaaatgactcttaaaataacaccattgttctttactcaaagtcgactatggccacagtaaatcactattaaaatgacaccatcgtttattactaaaagtcgactatggccacagtaaatgactcttaaaatgacacccatcgtttattattacaagtcgactatggccacagtaaatgcctccttaaatgacgccatcgttcattactgaaagtcgacaacggccacagtaaaagactcttaaaatgacaccatcgttcattactaaaggtcgactatggccacagtaaatgactctaaaaaatgacaccatcgttcattactaaaagtcgactatggccacagtaaatgacttaaaatgacacccatcgttcattattacaagtcgactatggccacagtaaatgactcttaaaatgacgccatcgttcattactgaaagtcgactatggccacagtaaatgactcttaaaatgacaccatccttcattactaaatgtcgactatagccacagtaaatgactcttaaaatgacatcatcgttcattactgaaagtcgactatggccacagtaaatgacacttaaaatgacaccatcgttcattactgcaagtcgacaatggccacagtatatgactcttaaaataagaccatcgttcattactgcaagtcgactatggccacagtaaatgactcttaaaatgaaaccaccgttcattactaaaggtcgactatggccacagtaaattactcttaaaatgacaccatcgtttaatactaaaagtcgactatggccacagtaaatgactcttaaaataacaccatcgttcattactgaaagtcgactatggccacagtaaatgactcttaaaatgacaccatcgttcattactgcaagtcgactatgaccacagtaaatgacttttaaaataacaccatcgttcattactaaaggtcgactgtggccacagtaaatgactcttaaaatgacaccatcgttcaatactaaaagtcgactatggccacagtaaatgactcttaaaataacaccatcgttcattactgaaagtcggctatggccacagtaaatgactcttaaaatgacaccatcgttttttactgaaagtcgactatggccacagtaaatgaatcttaaaatggaaccatcgttcattactgcaagtcgactatggcaacagttaatgactcttaaaatgacaccatcgttcattactggaggtcaactatggccacagtaaatgactcttaaaataacaccatccttctttactcaaagtcgactatggccacagtaaatgactattaaaatgacaccatcgttcattactaaaagtcgactgtggcctcagtaaatgactcttaaaatgacacccatcgtttattattacaagtcgactatggccacagtaaatgcctcctAAAATGATgacatcgttcattactgaaagtcgactatggccacagtaaaagactcttaaaatgacaccatccttcattact is from Dreissena polymorpha isolate Duluth1 chromosome 14, UMN_Dpol_1.0, whole genome shotgun sequence and encodes:
- the LOC127856892 gene encoding uncharacterized protein LOC127856892; amino-acid sequence: MALSLTTPRSALRTLNEANIPIQKMQPQKAMSAPSNSFKNVAKQQFKPLGSAPDCSKPGLKIHVDPAPVKTKSKVKEKVIVVEQLPEIEKLFICNPEDEIRPRVDERAESMLRKLTRWGMPCLYGRQELDSSMSDDESDETEHGCKLGDIDEFDRFMANDLATIPEIEEIPLPPLDEIPGIEDLPLPFLDDSIDIEPNMGTLEVWDSSTPLTLSPASKNMGMDSIGDGSDTNMNTSV